In Thalassotalea fonticola, a single genomic region encodes these proteins:
- the ychF gene encoding redox-regulated ATPase YchF, with translation MGFKCGIVGLPNVGKSTLFNALTQAGIEAANFPFCTIEPNTGVVPVPDPRLDKLASIVNPERVLPTTMEFVDIAGLVAGASKGEGLGNKFLANIRETDAIGHVVRCFDNENIVHVAGDVNPQDDIDVINTELALADMDTAERAIFRQAKRAKGGDKDAKFEVSVLEKILKHVEDGEMIRSLDLTKEELAAVAYFNFLTSKPTMYIANVNDDGFEDNPYLDKVREIAEKEGAVVVAVCAEIESELSEMDEDERVEFMEDLGITEPGLNRVIYSGYSLLHLQTYFTAGVKEVRAWTVKVDATAPQAAGVIHTDFEKGFIRAEIIGYDDYIDNNGESGAKEAGKWRLEGKEYKVKDGDVIHFRFNV, from the coding sequence ATGGGATTTAAATGTGGCATTGTCGGTTTACCAAACGTCGGTAAATCAACTTTATTTAACGCATTAACGCAAGCCGGTATTGAAGCCGCTAACTTTCCGTTTTGTACAATTGAGCCAAACACCGGCGTAGTTCCTGTACCTGACCCGCGTTTAGACAAATTAGCTAGCATAGTTAACCCTGAGCGCGTATTACCAACCACCATGGAATTTGTTGATATCGCCGGCCTAGTTGCAGGTGCGTCAAAAGGTGAAGGGTTAGGTAATAAATTCTTAGCCAACATCCGTGAAACAGATGCAATAGGCCATGTAGTTCGTTGTTTTGACAATGAAAACATTGTGCATGTTGCTGGTGATGTAAACCCGCAAGACGATATTGACGTTATCAATACTGAATTAGCCCTTGCTGACATGGATACTGCTGAACGCGCTATATTTCGTCAAGCAAAACGCGCTAAAGGCGGCGATAAAGACGCTAAATTTGAAGTGTCGGTATTAGAAAAAATACTTAAGCACGTTGAAGACGGCGAAATGATCCGCTCTTTAGACCTGACTAAAGAAGAACTTGCCGCAGTTGCTTATTTTAATTTCTTAACCTCTAAACCAACCATGTACATTGCTAATGTAAATGATGATGGCTTTGAAGATAATCCATATTTAGACAAAGTGCGGGAAATTGCTGAAAAAGAAGGCGCAGTAGTGGTTGCTGTTTGTGCTGAAATCGAAAGTGAATTGTCAGAGATGGACGAAGACGAACGCGTTGAATTTATGGAAGACTTGGGGATTACTGAACCGGGCCTAAATCGAGTAATATATTCAGGTTATAGCTTATTGCACCTGCAAACTTACTTCACCGCTGGCGTTAAAGAAGTACGTGCATGGACAGTAAAAGTAGATGCTACCGCCCCACAGGCAGCTGGCGTTATTCATACAGATTTTGAAAAAGGTTTTATCCGCGCTGAAATTATTGGCTACGATGACTACATTGATAACAATGGTGAATCTGGCGCTAAAGAAGCCGGTAAATGGCGTTTAGAAGGGAAAGAGTACAAAGTTAAAGACGGTGATGTAATTCACTTCAGGTTTAACGTATAG
- the pth gene encoding aminoacyl-tRNA hydrolase: protein MTTNIQLVVGLGNPGPEYTKTRHNAGVWFVEELARQYNISLSPDKKYSGLYGKGLIGAEIVHLLIPTTFMNRSGKAVAPLANFFRIPVENILVAHDELDLDPGVCKIKQGGGHGGHNGLRDIISCMANNKNFYRLRIGIGHPGHRDRVTGYVLGKAPASEQTLLEQSIDEGARCFEIWEKDGLKKAQNRLHTFKAS from the coding sequence TTGACGACTAATATTCAGTTGGTTGTGGGCCTGGGTAATCCAGGCCCCGAATATACCAAAACCCGCCATAATGCAGGTGTCTGGTTCGTAGAAGAACTGGCAAGACAATACAACATTTCCTTATCGCCCGATAAAAAATACAGCGGCTTATATGGCAAAGGCCTTATTGGCGCTGAAATTGTCCATTTACTGATCCCTACTACCTTTATGAATCGCAGTGGTAAAGCAGTTGCTCCATTGGCGAATTTTTTCCGTATCCCGGTAGAAAACATCTTAGTTGCTCACGACGAGTTAGACTTAGATCCAGGCGTTTGTAAAATAAAACAAGGCGGTGGCCACGGCGGTCATAATGGCTTAAGAGATATCATCTCTTGCATGGCTAATAATAAAAATTTTTATCGGCTTAGGATCGGCATCGGCCATCCTGGGCATAGAGACCGGGTAACCGGTTACGTGCTGGGTAAAGCTCCGGCAAGTGAACAAACCTTATTAGAGCAAAGCATCGATGAAGGTGCTCGTTGTTTTGAGATCTGGGAAAAAGATGGTCTCAAAAAAGCTCAAAATAGACTTCATACTTTTAAAGCAAGCTAA
- a CDS encoding 50S ribosomal protein L25/general stress protein Ctc has translation MDLYTLDAEVRTDMGKGASRRLRHANLVPAIVYGAGQEPVSITLTHNKVWRAQQEEGFYSHILTLNIGKKKVKVVIKDMQRHPYKEQVMHLDFLRTDAKTELHTSVPIHFINEEEVTKAGNIVVHNLNEIEVACLPKNLPEFIEVDVANLEVGHPLHLSDIALPKGVTSVELSKGESHDAAVVSASTPKAAKSSDEEEAAEGDAEVATEE, from the coding sequence ATGGATTTATATACTTTAGATGCTGAAGTTCGTACAGATATGGGGAAAGGTGCGAGCCGCCGCCTACGTCACGCGAACCTAGTTCCAGCAATCGTTTACGGTGCCGGTCAAGAACCAGTATCTATTACTTTAACTCACAACAAAGTTTGGCGTGCACAACAAGAAGAAGGGTTTTACTCTCACATTCTTACGTTAAACATTGGTAAAAAGAAAGTTAAAGTTGTAATCAAAGATATGCAACGTCACCCGTACAAAGAACAAGTAATGCACTTAGACTTTTTACGTACTGATGCTAAAACTGAGTTACACACTTCAGTTCCTATTCACTTCATCAATGAAGAAGAAGTAACTAAAGCTGGTAACATCGTTGTTCACAACTTGAATGAAATCGAAGTTGCATGTTTACCGAAGAACTTACCTGAGTTCATCGAAGTAGATGTTGCAAACTTAGAAGTTGGTCACCCATTACACTTATCTGATATCGCTCTTCCAAAAGGCGTAACATCAGTTGAGTTGTCTAAAGGTGAAAGCCACGACGCAGCTGTAGTATCAGCTAGCACTCCAAAAGCTGCTAAATCTTCAGATGAAGAAGAAGCTGCTGAAGGTGATGCAGAAGTAGCAACTGAAGAATAA
- a CDS encoding ribose-phosphate pyrophosphokinase encodes MPEMKIFAGNATPELAKKIADRLYINLGDAKVGSFSDGEISVEITENVRGADVFIIQSTCAPTNNNLMELIVMVDALRRASAGRITAVIPYFGYARQDRRVRSARVPITAKVVADFLSSVGVDRVLTVDLHAEQIQGFFDVPVDNVFGTPILLEDMLNKKLDNPVVVSPDIGGVVRARAVAKLLDDTDLAIIDKRRPKANVSQVMHIIGDVDGRDCIIVDDMIDTGGTLCKAAAALKEHGAKRVFAYATHPVLSGGAVENIKNSVIDEMIVTDSIPLTDEMKALSNVRQLSLSGMLSEAIRRVSNEESISAMFEE; translated from the coding sequence GTGCCTGAAATGAAAATTTTTGCGGGTAACGCCACCCCTGAACTGGCTAAGAAAATTGCAGACCGTCTTTATATTAATTTAGGTGATGCAAAAGTTGGCAGTTTTAGTGACGGTGAAATCAGCGTTGAGATTACTGAAAACGTTCGTGGTGCGGATGTTTTTATAATCCAATCTACTTGTGCCCCTACTAACAATAACCTTATGGAACTTATTGTAATGGTTGATGCTTTACGTCGTGCTTCGGCCGGTCGTATCACAGCCGTTATTCCATATTTTGGTTACGCTCGCCAAGACCGTCGTGTACGTAGTGCTCGTGTACCAATTACGGCAAAAGTTGTTGCTGATTTCTTATCAAGTGTTGGTGTAGACCGTGTTCTTACCGTTGATTTACACGCAGAACAAATTCAAGGTTTCTTTGACGTACCAGTAGACAACGTATTTGGTACACCAATATTACTTGAAGATATGCTAAACAAGAAACTGGATAATCCAGTGGTAGTTTCTCCTGATATTGGCGGTGTTGTACGTGCTCGTGCAGTAGCAAAATTATTAGACGATACCGATTTAGCTATCATTGATAAACGTCGCCCGAAAGCAAACGTTTCACAAGTAATGCATATTATTGGTGATGTTGATGGCCGTGACTGTATTATTGTTGATGACATGATTGATACTGGTGGTACGTTATGTAAAGCAGCTGCCGCGCTTAAAGAGCATGGTGCTAAGCGAGTATTTGCTTATGCCACTCACCCAGTATTATCTGGCGGTGCAGTTGAAAACATTAAAAACTCAGTGATTGATGAAATGATCGTTACCGACTCAATTCCATTAACAGATGAAATGAAAGCATTATCAAATGTTCGTCAATTAAGCTTATCAGGTATGCTATCTGAAGCCATTCGTCGCGTCAGCAATGAAGAATCTATTTCGGCAATGTTTGAAGAATAA